In Sesamum indicum cultivar Zhongzhi No. 13 linkage group LG1, S_indicum_v1.0, whole genome shotgun sequence, the sequence gGAATAGCCTCATGTTTCTtctttattgaattttcaataccCTAGATTTGAAAATGGACTCCAGAAATCAGTTATACAGATACAGAAATTCCCTGCTTATACAGGATcccatattaaattttgggataaaatgatgaaaatcgATCCCAGCACAAAGgaaatatttggaaaagaCACAATAGATCTCATTGAAAGGCAAATAAGCTTTTATGAAAATCAACAAGAATATGTTGGTACCCCATCTCCTTTTGATCATATcacaagaaaattcaaaatgaggTCAGAAACGCTAACAAAAGAACAGGTGATATCTGCATATGTAGAAGAGATGAAAAAAAGATCTCATGTCTCAATTTGGGGAAGATAATAAATCGACCAAATCAGATTCAACAATGACATCCAAATTTATGCAAGATGCTCAGGATCCCAATGAGgcagattttgaaaatatttttgaatttatcaaaGAAACCTTGGTAGAAAGAATTCACAAAAAAGATATGGAAGGATCTTCCTCAAATCAAGCTAGTACAGGAAAGAAATAATGATAGAAGATTGACATCATCCATGACATCATAAAATCATAGGATGACATCATCCATGACATCATATCCAGACAAGAGCCCGGGAATCCCGAATTTTCACTATTCATCTTTTGACTTTTAGTTCCATTATTGTAGTACTATTCACTGTAgaactttttgaattttcatccCGAAAATTTCGGATTTCTACTGTAGATTGTAGGGTTAGGCGTCTCTGCATTCTATAAATGCAAATGTTTATGTATTCAGTAGGAAAAAACGAAGAAAGGAGAATTGGACAaaatctctctttcttttactTTCCTTTGCTCATGTGCTGAGCACTCCCCCTCcttgtaaatttaatatatcaataagaAATTTGCAATTGCCTACGGACTACTGTAAGTTTTTacttgctttattttaattttactgtatttatttacagttttaattttgttcatGTTTTGCCTTATAGGCTAACTTATTTATGTGTTGATTCCTAACTGTTAATTACACTAACATtaatttggcatcatgagTGTCTaggattaaataataagaacatGTAggttgaataataataactggccttgaaataagattatattttaaatatatggtTCCTGGTAAGACACCATTATCAGCCATGATGAAGGCATTGTTAGGGGCAGTTTggcatattatatttaaatataattttatggaAGGTTGTCGGTGACTTATTATCTTGTAAAAATAGTCCTATtgtttcttaatatatatttatatatatatttatataatatatataatatatttgtatgtgatatacattataaatatatttatatatctatgatatatatgtaaatatatatgtatatatattatatatttgtaatatatatgtttgtatatatatgtatatgtatattatatatatgtacgcCACTAGTCTTATTAAAAGCTGGTAGGCCACCAGCCTTTAATAAGGCTGGTAGGTCGCGTACTAGCCTAAACGTTGCAGCGCAGTTTGCGCTGAGTACCcgtgtaaaaataaatatggtaGGTTTCATTACTAATGTTCGTATTTTGGACATGTATAAATATGGTAGGTTTCAGCAGAATTTTACGCCACTCTCATATCAAAcacattttgaaatttcacgCTATTCTCATATCAAAcacattttgaaatttcacgccattctcatataaaaaatgtctGCTTCATCTTCTCGCATTGagatttttgtgtattttgatgGTGAATTATCGAGTGATGGATGTTCTGTTACATATGATCAGTCGCCCATTGCAGCGATGAGAATCCCTTGTTCATCCACTTACGATCAATTTccataaaaaatctataaaaaaattggtgttgaTAGCTCCCAATTTTCGTTAAATGTATCTGCAAAACATTCGTGCCAATACCTCGGGCGAATAAAGAAAACACTCATACCAATAAAGGATGACGATACCTTGTCATTTTTCACAGATCCTACAATTGAATTCCCACTCATGGAAATTTTCGTCGAAACTATACAAATCCACCACGACGATGCTCCACAAATTGGCCGAGATTGGGGAGCTTTCGATTCCCAAAATATGACTCAACAATAGGTGGATGACAACTCACAGATGAGTCAACAGTGGGGGGAATACATAGCGATGTTATCAAGCCAAGGGTTTCCGTCATCTTCCAACTACAAAAATTTCCCGGGTACGTATAACACTAATTTCGGTGCAGGTACTTCTAACACCGATTTTGGTGCATGCACATCAAATTATGAGATAGAGTGTTATACTCCCAACCTGTTGTCTGTTACGCAAGGGCTCGATAATATTGAACTCAATTACACAGACCCACCCACTCACATACTCCATCCATCTCCCATTTTATACCAACTTCTACACAAGACACTGTCGCCAGAAGACCCTATTGCAGGCAGTTTGGCTAATGAATCAGATGCAGCTTCCGAACCGAATGAAATGGATTATCCAATTCCACCGGAGGATGGAATACAAGATGTTGACATAAATGTTGTGGCCGAAAATTTTGTACAAGGTACGTCAACATCCTCTCAATCGATTACACCACATCGAACTACTCAACAAACATTTTACCGCTCTACACCATTTTTAGAGCAAACAATCCCGGAGGTACCAATGGATTCCATTGGTGTACTGAACTTAGgatatgcaaaattttatgacaaaaacGAAGGCAGACTTGATGTGTGAATgctattcaaaaataaagaagcttTAATCAAGGCGGTGAAAGATCACTCAATATGATATGTCCGATGCAAGTATTGGGTAGCTAAGAGTTCAAAGGCCAAGTGGAAAGTATTGTATAAGCATAACACtgaaggtatatatatatatatgtttttgtcGTATATGTATaagcatacaaaattattcgACTGAttcgtatttattttttttcagctATGTGGTGTAGATGGGAGCTACGAGgcattttcaaacaaaaaatgggAAGGTggacaataacaaaatacGAAAGGGattatacatgtatattgaATCAAATGCCCCTCGAACACGGTAATTTAGATAGAGTATATGTTGCGTCTTTATTGTTAGGACAGGTGAAATGCAACCCATCGTACGAAATAAAGCATGTCATCCAGACTGTGAAAGACCATACCGGATACGATATACCATATCAAAAGGCATTGTACAGTTTGAAAATGGCACGTGAGATGGTTTATGGCACATGGGAGAACTCCGTTCAAAACCTACTCAAATACTTGGGAgctctccaaaaatataattcaagaaCGATTGTTGAATGGCAAAACAAAGCCCGCGACACATCAACCGGTGGATATGTTATAGGGTACATATTCTGGGCGTTCAAGCCGTGTATTGAAGGGTTCCAACACTGTCGCAACCTTATCAGTGTAGATGGGACCCATCTATACAGAAAGTACAAGCACAAGATGTTGATTGCTGCTGCCAAGGATGAAAATCAACAAGTACTTCCGCTTGCTTTTGCAATTGTCGATGAAGAATCACATTTATCTTGGAAGTGGTTTTTTAGACAATTGAGCAGACATACTATACGGGGGCGACGGGGTATCTGCCTTATTTCTGACCGCCATGCTGGAATCACAAGAGTTGTACGTGAATATCCGGATTTCGTGTCACCTAACGACATGCACCGATATTGCTTGCGGCATGTGTGTTCCAATTTCAACAGTAAACACAAAAATGTTGTGTTGAAGGATCTTTGTTGGAAAGCTGGCTCTGAA encodes:
- the LOC105155745 gene encoding uncharacterized protein LOC105155745, which codes for MWCRWELRGIFKQKMGRWTITKYERDYTCILNQMPLEHGNLDRVYVASLLLGQVKCNPSYEIKHVIQTVKDHTGYDIPYQKALYSLKMAREMVYGTWENSVQNLLKYLGALQKYNSRTIVEWQNKARDTSTGGYVIGYIFWAFKPCIEGFQHCRNLISVDGTHLYRKYKHKMLIAAAKDENQQVLPLAFAIVDEESHLSWKWFFRQLSRHTIRGRRGICLISDRHAGITRVVREYPDFVSPNDMHRYCLRHVCSNFNSKHKNVVLKDLCWKAGSEYQIRKFNRIMDEIKSQSLEAFQWLDRIDKEK